A stretch of the Zeugodacus cucurbitae isolate PBARC_wt_2022May chromosome 6, idZeuCucr1.2, whole genome shotgun sequence genome encodes the following:
- the LOC105211619 gene encoding uncharacterized protein LOC105211619 produces MQTATFTILSLALIGAAVAIPIASIAKARADNGILNLLTQSNLLGSSADPEITTECFNHFMPILNQISTNFSIQYEQCVNVATQASAKLSAKAAQNRVAFVNETSAICSAFTSCHSDTDNLDFFNCYATAASTDINEIYNLSTDASNAAISLKGGLQQIKDTEDICTNTAQSTYTEQTSETYRQLNECFVNGLPTASTIAIN; encoded by the exons ATGCAGACTGCAACTTTCACAATTTTGTCTTTGGCCCTCATTGGCGCCGCAGTG GCTATACCGATCGCATCAATTGCCAAGGCCCGTGCTGACAATGGTATACTGAACTTATTGACACAGTCTAATTTGTTGGGTTCTTCCGCTGATCCTGAAATCACCACCGAGTGCTTCAACCATTTCATGCCGATCTTAAATCAAATTTCGACCAACTTTTCCATACAATATGAGCAATGTGTCAACGTGGCCACACAAGCGTCAGCCAAACTCTCCGCCAAGGCAGCGCAGAATCGTGTAGCTTTCGTGAATGAAACCTCCGCGATTTGCAGTGCTTTCACCTCCTGTCACAGTGACACCGATAACTTGGACTTCTTCAACTGCTACGCCACAGCC GCTTCAACTGATATCAATGAAATCTACAATTTGTCGACCGACGCTTCAAACGCAGCCATTTCTCTTAAGGGAGGATTGCAACAAATCAAGGACACCGAGGACATCTGCACCAACACCGCTCAAAGCACATACACGGAGCAGACCTCTGAGACCTATAGGCAACTGAATGAGTGTTTCGTCAATGGCTTGCCAACCGCTAGTACTATTGCCATTAATTAG
- the LOC105211618 gene encoding uncharacterized protein LOC105211618 isoform X1: MQTSAIVILLLALIGVTVAAPSASVVKARADNGILNLLAQSNLLGSSTDPDITTECFNHFMPILNQITTNFSVQYEQCVTVASQAAANLSAMAARNRADFVNESSAICSAFTSCNSNTDNLDFFNCYASTASADINEIYNLSTDSSNAAISLKGGLQQIKDTEDICTNNAQSTYTEQTSETYSELYACFANGLPAGTTVSASSA, translated from the exons ATGCAAACTAGCGCTATTGTCATCCTTTTATTAGCTCTCATTGGTGTCACAGTG GCTGCACCGAGTGCATCAGTTGTCAAGGCAAGGGCTGACAATGGTATACTCAACTTATTGGCACAGTCTAATTTGTTGGGGTCTTCCACTGATCCTGATATCACCACCGAGTGCTTCAATCATTTCATGCCGATCTTAAATCAAATTACCACCAACTTCTCCGTGCAATATGAACAATGTGTCACAGTGGCCTCACAAGCAGCGGCTAATCTCTCCGCTATGGCCGCCCGGAATCGTGCAGATTTCGTGAATGAATCCTCCGCGATTTGCAGTGCGTTCACTTCCTGCAACAGCAACACCGATAACTTGGACTTTTTCAACTGCTATGCCTCAACC GCCTCAGCTGATATCAATGAAATCTACAACTTGTCGACGGACTCTTCGAACGCAGCCATTTCTCTTAAGGGAGGATTGCAACAAATCAAGGACACCGAGGACATCTGCACCAACAACGCCCAAAGTACGTACACGGAGCAGACCTCTGAAACCTACAGTGAACTCTACGCTTGCTTCGCTAATGGTTTGCCTGCCGGCACAACTGTTTCTGCTTCTTCAGCTTAA
- the LOC105211618 gene encoding uncharacterized protein LOC105211618 isoform X2, which yields MQTSAITIISLALIGATVAAPSASVVKARADNGILNLLAQSNLLGSSTDPDITTECFNHFMPILNQITTNFSVQYEQCVTVASQAAANLSAMAARNRADFVNESSAICSAFTSCNSNTDNLDFFNCYASTASADINEIYNLSTDSSNAAISLKGGLQQIKDTEDICTNNAQSTYTEQTSETYSELYACFANGLPAGTTVSASSA from the exons GCTGCACCGAGTGCATCAGTTGTCAAGGCAAGGGCTGACAATGGTATACTCAACTTATTGGCACAGTCTAATTTGTTGGGGTCTTCCACTGATCCTGATATCACCACCGAGTGCTTCAATCATTTCATGCCGATCTTAAATCAAATTACCACCAACTTCTCCGTGCAATATGAACAATGTGTCACAGTGGCCTCACAAGCAGCGGCTAATCTCTCCGCTATGGCCGCCCGGAATCGTGCAGATTTCGTGAATGAATCCTCCGCGATTTGCAGTGCGTTCACTTCCTGCAACAGCAACACCGATAACTTGGACTTTTTCAACTGCTATGCCTCAACC GCCTCAGCTGATATCAATGAAATCTACAACTTGTCGACGGACTCTTCGAACGCAGCCATTTCTCTTAAGGGAGGATTGCAACAAATCAAGGACACCGAGGACATCTGCACCAACAACGCCCAAAGTACGTACACGGAGCAGACCTCTGAAACCTACAGTGAACTCTACGCTTGCTTCGCTAATGGTTTGCCTGCCGGCACAACTGTTTCTGCTTCTTCAGCTTAA
- the LOC105211711 gene encoding uncharacterized protein LOC105211711, giving the protein MQTIIFAILALALIGTTAAVPTFAVAKAQADEDIFYLLDQNIASGGSDNSKITTECFNYYMPILNKISVSFSVQYEQCVSQASQAAANLTATAAQQRTSFVNETTTICGVFTSCNSKSITLDFLSCYATATSTDTNGIYNLADSASNAAISLRGGLQQINDTEEICKNRAQQSMSTQTSKTYKELQACFTNGLPVVTTGTAAGF; this is encoded by the exons ATGCaaactattatttttgcaattttggcCTTGGCACTCATTGGCACAACGGCG GCTGTACCAACATTTGCTGTCGCCAAGGCGCAGGCTGATGAGGATATTTTCTATTTGCTGGATCAAAATATTGCCTCAGGCGGTTCCGACAATTCCAAAATCACCACCGAATGCTTTAATTACTACATGCCaatcttaaataaaatatccGTTAGTTTTTCGGTGCAATATGAGCAATGTGTTAGTCAGGCCTCACAAGCAGCAGCCAACCTCACCGCCACGGCAGCTCAGCAACGTACTTCCTTCGTGAATGAGACGACCACCATTTGTGGCGTATTCACTTCGTGCAATAGTAAGAGCATTACTTTGGACTTTCTCAGTTGCTATGCCACTGCC ACATCGACTGATACCAATGGAATCTATAATCTGGCAGACAGTGCTTCGAATGCAGCTATTTCACTGAGAGGTGGACTTCAGCAAATTAATGATACCGAGGAAATCTGCAAAAATAGAGCTCAACAGAGTATGTCCACACAGACATCGAAAACTTATAAGGAATTGCAGGCATGCTTCACCAATGGTTTACCAGTGGTTACTACTGGCACTGCTGCTGGATTCTAA
- the LOC105211621 gene encoding protein TsetseEP, with the protein MQTVALTCFCLALIGAAAATPLGPVAKANADNGVLRMLAEANALGGAADPAVTTECFNYYMPIINQISSNFSVQYEQCVTVANQAAANLSAIAAQNRDTFVNQTAAICNAFTTCNSDNDTLDFFNCYVSASSSDVLEIYTLSDSASNAALSLRGGLQQISDKEASCTSAAQYTYTSQTSETYKELYACFANGLPGTSTASASSTVPPASSDSADSTAAVASSAAPVSS; encoded by the exons ATGCAAACTGTTGCTTTGACTTGCTTCTGCTTGGCGCTAATTGGCGCTGCTGCG GCCACACCTCTCGGACCCGTGGCCAAGGCTAATGCTGACAATGGCGTACTCCGCATGTTGGCTGAGGCGAATGCTTTGGGCGGTGCCGCTGATCCCGCCGTCACCACCGAGTGTTTCAATTACTACATGCCAATCATAAATCAGATTTCGTCCAACTTCTCGGTACAGTATGAACAATGTGTCACCGTGGCCAACCAAGCAGCAGCCAATCTCTCCGCCATCGCAGCTCAGAATCGCGACACATTTGTGAATCAGACCGCCGCCATTTGCAATGCCTTCACCACCTGCAACAGTGACAACGATACGCTGGACTTCTTCAATTGCTACGTCAGCGCT TCTTCATCTGATGTTTTGGAAATCTATACCTTGTCGGACAGCGCTTCGAACGCTGCGCTTTCTCTGAGAGGTGGTCTGCAACAGATCAGCGATAAGGAGGCTTCCTGCACCAGCGCCGCTCAGTACACCTACACTTCGCAGACTTCCGAGACTTACAAAGAGTTGTATGCTTGCTTCGCTAATGGCTTGCCTGGTACAAGTACCGCATCTGCTTCCAGCACTGTTCCCCCAGCAAGTTCTGATTCTGCTGACAGTACTGCTGCTGTCGCTAGTTCAGCCGCTCCAGTTTCCTCGTAA